A genomic region of Paramormyrops kingsleyae isolate MSU_618 chromosome 19, PKINGS_0.4, whole genome shotgun sequence contains the following coding sequences:
- the cep170bb gene encoding centrosomal protein of 170 kDa protein B isoform X5, whose amino-acid sequence MGSDKHLVKDLGSLNGTFVNDQRIPDQTYITLKLSDVIRFGYDSQVYILERSQHKVPEEALKHEKYTSQLQMTLKASEERRLGEADGDVAEPQRSTEQKAISEAPMSRPTPLYGQPSWWGEDDTGSKGHLNNEHQQHEGSPKEGSGIMPEMNCSDYRESEDDSIYSYRREPSYFEIPTKEFQTQPKTHEAELHEIPTKDTDAPPLASTITPTPPVVQSHASFTIEFDDCMPGKMKIKDHVTKFSTRQLKLSSKQLAATPTEVMSAESKVADWLVNSNVSIMRQKNPSEDVYSTKSDLAMHIKTLKGHQHEDGTQSDSEDPVLKQKCSTASNLVQPQPSVQSQPSVQSQQSALQHHLLPTKFTLPTLTVSKETQSPSETPSSPQDKAKTSPQELLNQQAFIIEFFDDNPRKKRSQSFTHNSAHGDSYSALKAKLERRKAGGQGGERASASSGQIPATQQVTIPLKGPGPGPPQRAGSLKREKGEERLSSAPSGSGFSSLSTSAISTRPLASVAKTSKLDQDFTGDIVKESNKSISPTKENTPPLRMSAPPVMETSTHLQASPSPHVSPTLPPSVNRPPTPDHAQPLSHTPTKYVSPVLAPVPPPPLPVSAHSMDPKASKAVRTEEEDSLSDAGTYTIETEAPDKEVEEARSMIDKVFGVPDCAEYTGVTARVLRPVIDKEQDQQAVQPQSLGGACDFKEALVQDLDSATLRDNLTSQSQVHAASSAGTGASKWVSRWASLADGYSESGPSAALSQEDLSNADGHAKPMISQCIDNTDVENNQGSRTRRLLPQVPQVEKLESAAPTILIQHDPVTECNTSENGSTKPHQQESRKLHLQDDLDPDSLSDASKSDECSVVDRNKDSRARRNQEKSENEAKEPEKTASSVKSTSFYIGSEETNSKTDLAPALFQTRREQDGPPRISPAAVLARHSSSREPRRAVRPNASAPSLHSQGTDGQLKKEPNVSFVRQESFTKDRPSDDIPISRLPHISSQPALSIIEHGEIYQSPSLNEVEQKHVGSSSHAGDSLSGDSDLDTGSTVSLISNKNTPSAPAKKLTSSILQKEKSSSSLSAQSLVARQPTARERLSEKRRAHVTDHTSKGEPNKRLQIRRSTGNRGSLDFTDEQQSSSLQYWPETASSDYESGSRLGTRKRLPAVLQKDSLKGVVYQALTRSNSLSSPRPTRASMLRRARLGEASDTEGTEADRASQGSDINPPTKAPADSKKLSRLDVLALPRKRTGSFTTPSDAESTSRTDAFNRSSELSTSTRKAGTTEPKPGAGKGSRTATSKQPLTRARSSSAKYSTTTGFRRRQKGSDYSSTSEEEYDAPAGTAKHKRSHTSAATQTQSITKAAPVQSKAKNEGSAVDNETSSFQHWSTHSAEIARLSQDLAKDLAMLAQEIHDVAGEADSGMGTTTSPGSVPNTPASTISAREERIFPSLQATRFSQLIQHIPEASLNYQKVPPGAVGVRDPDPNMNEEDSKRPLWNREEVILDNLMLNPVSQLSLAIRENTEQLAEKMKALFHNRTEVWEEIEAKISAENEVPILKTSNKEISSILKELRRVHKQLEVINTIIEPGRSTDPLNKVPPAGAKPTLASQPPTRGARSSAANATGKKPSEVRRKSLAGAGSQS is encoded by the exons ATGGGCTCTGATAAGCACCTGGTGAAAGACCTAGGCAGCCTCAATGGG ACTTTTGTGAATGACCAAAGGATTCCAGACCAGACATACATAACTCTCAAGCTTTCTGATGTCATTCGCTTCGGATATGAT TCTCAAGTCTACATCCTCGAGAGGAGTCAACACAAGGTTCCAGAAGAGGCACTTAAG CATGAGAAATACACCAGTCAGCTGCAGATGACCTTAAAAGCATCAGAGGAGAGACGGCTTGGAGAGGCAGATGGTGATGTGGCAGAACCCCAGCGGAGCACAGAGCAGAAAGCCATATCGG AGGCCCCCATGTCGCGTCCCACGCCCCTGTATGGCCAGCCTTCTTGGTGGGGGGAGGATGACACGGGAAGCAAGGGACACCTCAACAATGAACATCAGCAACATGAAG GCAGCCCAAAAGAGGGTTCAGGAATCATGCCGGAGATGAATTGTTCAGACTACCGGGAATCCGAAGACGATTCCATCTACTCATACCGGCGGGAGCCCAGCTACTTTGAAATCCCCACTAAGGAGTTCCAGACACAGCCGAAGACCCATGAAGCTGAGCTCCATGAGATCCCGACTAAGGACACCGATGCCCCACCTCTGGCCTCCACAatcacccccacacccccggtGGTACAGAGCCATGCCTCCTTCACCATTGAGTTTGATGACTGCATGCCAGGAAAGATGAAGATCAAGGATCACGTCACTAAATTCTCCACTAGGCAGCTCAAGCTGTCGAGTAAGCAACTGGCTGCCACACCCACAGAGGTGATGTCAGCGGAAAGCAAGGTGGCTGACTGGCTGGTGAATAGCAATGTCAGCATAATGAGGCAGAAGAATCCCTCAGAGGATGTCTATAGTACCAAGAGTGACTTAGCAATGCACATTAAAACTCTCAAAG GGCACCAGCACGAGGATGGGACCCAGAGTGACTCTGAGGACCCAGTCCTGAAGCAAAAGTGCAGCACGGCGTCAAACCTGGTGCAGCCACAGCCCTCTGTTCAGTCACAGCCCTCTGTTCAGTCACAGCAATCTGCTCTTCAACACCATCTGCTGCCAACAAAGTTCACGCTGCCTACACTTACAGTCTCCAAAGAGACCCAGTCTCCTTCTGAGACTCCATCTTCTCCACAAGACAAAGCCAAGACGTCCCCACAGGAGCTTCTTAACCAGCAAGCCTTCATTATTGAGTTCTTCGACGACAACCCGCGTAAGAAGCGCTCACAGTCCTTCACACATAACTCCGCCCATGGCGACTCCTACTCTGCCCTCAAGGCCAAGCTGGAGAGACGGAAAGCTGGAGGCCAGGGTGGGGAAAGAGCGTCTGCTTCTTCGGGGCAGATCCCAGCCACGCAGCAGGTGACGATCCCGCTGAAGGGGCCTGGTCCAGGGCCTCCGCAGAGGGCTGGCTCGTTAAAGCGGGAGAAGGGTGAGGAGAGGCTCAGTAGCGCTCCTTCTGGGTCAGGCTTTTCCTCACTCTCCACCTCTGCCATTTCCACCCGACCTTTAGCAAGTGTTGCCAAGACATCCAAGCTGGACCAAGACTTTACAGGTGACATTGTGAAGGAATCTAACAAAAGTATCTCACCCACCAAGGAGAACACACCTCCTCTACGTATGTCTGCTCCACCAGTCATGGAGACGTCCACCCATCTACAAGCTTCCCCATCTCCCCATGTTAGCCCAACCCTTCCACCCTCCGTAAATCGCCCTCCTACCCCTGATCACGCCCAACCACTCAGTCATACACCCACAAAGTATGTGTCTCCAGTGTTGGCCCCGGTGCCCCCGCCTCCGTTGCCAGTGAGTGCCCACAGCATGGACCCCAAGGCCTCAAAGGCAGTGAGAACAGAGGAGGAAGACAGCTTGAGTGATGCAGGCACTTACACCATCGAGACGGAGGCCCCGGATAAGGAGGTAGAGGAGGCGCGCAGTATGATCGACAAG GTGTTTGGGGTCCCCGACTGCGCCGAGTACACTGGAGTGACTGCTCGAGTGCTGAGACCTGTCATCGACAAGGAGCAAGACCAACAGGCTGTCCAGCCTCAAAGCCTGGGTGGTGCTTGTGACTTCAAGGAAGCCCTGGTCCAAGATTTAGACTCCGCAACCCTTCGTGACAATCTTACCAGCCAGTCACAG GTGCATGCAGCCTCTTCTGCAGGCACAGGTGCCTCCAAGTGGGTTTCCCGCTGGGCCAGCCTGGCAGATGGCTATAGTGAGTCAGGGCCTTCAGCAGCCCTTTCTCAGGAGGATCTTTCCAACGCAG ATGGCCATGCCAAACCAATGATAAGCCAATGCATAGATAACACAGATGTGGAGAACAACCAAGGATCCAGAACAAGACGGCTCCTCCCCCAAGTACCACAGGTGGAAAAGTTGGAGAGTGCAGCTCCTACTATTCTCATTCAGCATGACCCTGTCACAGAATGTAACACATCAGAAAATGGCTCCACTAAGCCCCATCAACAAGAATCAAGGAAGTTGCACCTCCAGGATGACTTGGACCCGGACAGCCTTAGTGATGCCAGCAAGTCAGATGAGTGCTCTGTTGTTGATCGAAACAAGGACAGTCGAGCTAGAAGGAATCAGGAGAAAAGTGAGAATGAAGCCAAAGAGCCAGAAAAGACTGCATCTTCAGTCAAATCTACATCGTTCTACATTGGGTCAGAGGAGACCAACTCCAAAACAGACTTGGCACCTGCTCTGTTTCAAACTAGGAGAGAACAGGATGGACCTCCCAGAATTTCCCCAGCAGCTGTTCTTGCAAGGCATTCAAGTAGTCGTGAGCCCCGTAGAGCTGTCAGGCCAAATGCTTCTGCTCCCAGTCTCCATTCACAGGGCACTGATGGCCAGCTCAAAAAGGAGCCCAACGTCTCCTTTGTCAGACAGGAGAGCTTCACTAAAGATCGACCAAGCGATGACATCCCCATCAGCAGGCTTCCACACATCTCCAGCCAGCCTGCTCTGAGCATCATTGAACATGGTGAGATATACCAGAGCCCTTCTCTTAATGAGGTGGAGCAGAAGCATGTGGGATCTTCCAGCCACGCGGGGGACTCACTGTCTGGGGATTCTGATTTGGACACAGGCAGCACTGTCAGTCTGATCAGTAACAAAAATACTCCCTCTGCACCAGCCAAGAAGTTGACCAGTAGTATCCTGCAGAAGGAGAAATCATCATCCAGTCTGTCTGCCCAAAGTCTAGTGGCCCGCCAGCCAACCGCCCGTGAACGTTTATCTGAGAAGCGCCGTGCCCATGTCACCGACCACACCAGCAAGGGCGAGCCGAATAAACGCCTTCAGATCCGCAGAAGCACTGGGAACCGTGGCTCGCTGGACTTCACGGATGAGCAGCAGAGCTCAAGCCTGCAGTACTGGCCCGAAACTGCCTCCTCTGACTATGAGTCTGGTTCCCGGCTTGGTACCCGCAAACGTCTTCCAGCTGTGCTCCAGAAAGATTCCTTGAAAGGAGTGGTGTACCAAGCACTGACTCGCTCCAACAGTCTCTCCTCCCCACGACCCACCCGTGCATCCATGCTGCGTCGGGCCCGGCTGGGCGAGGCTTCTGATACTGAGGGCACGGAGGCAGACCGAGCCTCTCAAGGTTCCGATATCAACCCACCAACCAAAGCCCCGGCTGACAGTAAGAAATTGTCTCGCCTGGATGTCTTAGCTTTGCCCAGGAAGAGGACGGGTTCGTTCACCACGCCTAGTGATGCTGAGTCCACCAGCCGGACTGATGCCTTTAATCGTAGCTCAGAGCTCAGTACCTCCACTCGTAAGGCAGGAACAACTGAGCCAAAGCCTGGGGCCGGAAAGGGATCCAGGACTGCTACCTCAAAGCAGCCCCTCACCCGCGCTCGATCCAGCAGTGCCAAGTATTCTACCACTACCG GTTTTCGGCGACGGCAAAAAGGCTCCGATTATTCCTCTACATCGGAGGAGGAATATGATGCCCCTGCAGGCACTGCTAAACACAAGCGCTCCCATACTTCAGCAGCTACACAGACTCAGAGTATCACCAAGGCTGCCCCAGTCCAATCCAAAGCCAAAAATGAAGGTTCAGCAGTGGACAATGAGACCAGCTCCTTCCAGCATTGGTCCACACACAGTGCTGAAATTGCCAG GCTGAGTCAGGACCTAGCCAAAGACTTGGCTATGTTGGCTCAAGAGATCCATGACGTGGCAGGTGAAGCTGACTCGGGAATGGGCACTACGACCTCACCTGGCTCTGTGCCCAACACTCCAGCCTCCACCATTTCTGCCCGGGAAGAG AGAATATTTCCATCCTTGCAGGCCACCCGCTTTTCCCAG TTAATTCAGCACATTCCAGAAGCCAGCTTGAACTACCAAAAAGTTCCACCAGGTGCAGTTGGGGTCCGGGACCCAGACCCAAATATGAATGAAGAAGATTCCAAACGGCCACTGTGGAATCGTGAAGAG GTCATTTTAGACAATCTGATGCTGAATCCCGTGTCTCAGCTGTCCCTGGCAATTAGGGAGAACACCGAACAGCTGGCAGAGAAAATGAA GGCATTGTTCCACAACAGGACAGAAGTGTGGGAAGAAATCGAGGCAAAGATCAGTGCTGAGAATGAAGTGCCTATACTAAAGACATCAAATAAG GAAATCAGTTCCATTTTGAAGGAATTAAGAAGAGTTCATAAACAACTAGAAG ttATAAACACTATTATTGAGCCTGGACGAAGTACTGACCCACTCAACAAGGTCCCACCAGCTGGGGCAAAGCCCACATTGGCTTCCCAGCCCCCGACACGAGGGGCCCGAAGCTCAGCTGCTAACGCCACAGGCAAGAAGCCCAGCGAGGTGCGCAGGAAGAGCCTGGCGGGCGCCGGCAGCCAGAGCTGA
- the cep170bb gene encoding centrosomal protein of 170 kDa protein B isoform X6: protein MTLKASEERRLGEADGDVAEPQRSTEQKAISEAPMSRPTPLYGQPSWWGEDDTGSKGHLNNEHQQHEGSPKEGSGIMPEMNCSDYRESEDDSIYSYRREPSYFEIPTKEFQTQPKTHEAELHEIPTKDTDAPPLASTITPTPPVVQSHASFTIEFDDCMPGKMKIKDHVTKFSTRQLKLSSKQLAATPTEVMSAESKVADWLVNSNVSIMRQKNPSEDVYSTKSDLAMHIKTLKGHQHEDGTQSDSEDPVLKQKCSTASNLVQPQPSVQSQPSVQSQQSALQHHLLPTKFTLPTLTVSKETQSPSETPSSPQDKAKTSPQELLNQQAFIIEFFDDNPRKKRSQSFTHNSAHGDSYSALKAKLERRKAGGQGGERASASSGQIPATQQVTIPLKGPGPGPPQRAGSLKREKGEERLSSAPSGSGFSSLSTSAISTRPLASVAKTSKLDQDFTGDIVKESNKSISPTKENTPPLRMSAPPVMETSTHLQASPSPHVSPTLPPSVNRPPTPDHAQPLSHTPTKYVSPVLAPVPPPPLPVSAHSMDPKASKAVRTEEEDSLSDAGTYTIETEAPDKEVEEARSMIDKVFGVPDCAEYTGVTARVLRPVIDKEQDQQAVQPQSLGGACDFKEALVQDLDSATLRDNLTSQSQVHAASSAGTGASKWVSRWASLADGYSESGPSAALSQEDLSNADGHAKPMISQCIDNTDVENNQGSRTRRLLPQVPQVEKLESAAPTILIQHDPVTECNTSENGSTKPHQQESRKLHLQDDLDPDSLSDASKSDECSVVDRNKDSRARRNQEKSENEAKEPEKTASSVKSTSFYIGSEETNSKTDLAPALFQTRREQDGPPRISPAAVLARHSSSREPRRAVRPNASAPSLHSQGTDGQLKKEPNVSFVRQESFTKDRPSDDIPISRLPHISSQPALSIIEHGEIYQSPSLNEVEQKHVGSSSHAGDSLSGDSDLDTGSTVSLISNKNTPSAPAKKLTSSILQKEKSSSSLSAQSLVARQPTARERLSEKRRAHVTDHTSKGEPNKRLQIRRSTGNRGSLDFTDEQQSSSLQYWPETASSDYESGSRLGTRKRLPAVLQKDSLKGVVYQALTRSNSLSSPRPTRASMLRRARLGEASDTEGTEADRASQGSDINPPTKAPADSKKLSRLDVLALPRKRTGSFTTPSDAESTSRTDAFNRSSELSTSTRKAGTTEPKPGAGKGSRTATSKQPLTRARSSSAKYSTTTGFRRRQKGSDYSSTSEEEYDAPAGTAKHKRSHTSAATQTQSITKAAPVQSKAKNEGSAVDNETSSFQHWSTHSAEIARLSQDLAKDLAMLAQEIHDVAGEADSGMGTTTSPGSVPNTPASTISAREERIFPSLQATRFSQLIQHIPEASLNYQKVPPGAVGVRDPDPNMNEEDSKRPLWNREEVILDNLMLNPVSQLSLAIRENTEQLAEKMKALFHNRTEVWEEIEAKISAENEVPILKTSNKEISSILKELRRVHKQLEVINTIIEPGRSTDPLNKVPPAGAKPTLASQPPTRGARSSAANATGKKPSEVRRKSLAGAGSQS, encoded by the exons ATGACCTTAAAAGCATCAGAGGAGAGACGGCTTGGAGAGGCAGATGGTGATGTGGCAGAACCCCAGCGGAGCACAGAGCAGAAAGCCATATCGG AGGCCCCCATGTCGCGTCCCACGCCCCTGTATGGCCAGCCTTCTTGGTGGGGGGAGGATGACACGGGAAGCAAGGGACACCTCAACAATGAACATCAGCAACATGAAG GCAGCCCAAAAGAGGGTTCAGGAATCATGCCGGAGATGAATTGTTCAGACTACCGGGAATCCGAAGACGATTCCATCTACTCATACCGGCGGGAGCCCAGCTACTTTGAAATCCCCACTAAGGAGTTCCAGACACAGCCGAAGACCCATGAAGCTGAGCTCCATGAGATCCCGACTAAGGACACCGATGCCCCACCTCTGGCCTCCACAatcacccccacacccccggtGGTACAGAGCCATGCCTCCTTCACCATTGAGTTTGATGACTGCATGCCAGGAAAGATGAAGATCAAGGATCACGTCACTAAATTCTCCACTAGGCAGCTCAAGCTGTCGAGTAAGCAACTGGCTGCCACACCCACAGAGGTGATGTCAGCGGAAAGCAAGGTGGCTGACTGGCTGGTGAATAGCAATGTCAGCATAATGAGGCAGAAGAATCCCTCAGAGGATGTCTATAGTACCAAGAGTGACTTAGCAATGCACATTAAAACTCTCAAAG GGCACCAGCACGAGGATGGGACCCAGAGTGACTCTGAGGACCCAGTCCTGAAGCAAAAGTGCAGCACGGCGTCAAACCTGGTGCAGCCACAGCCCTCTGTTCAGTCACAGCCCTCTGTTCAGTCACAGCAATCTGCTCTTCAACACCATCTGCTGCCAACAAAGTTCACGCTGCCTACACTTACAGTCTCCAAAGAGACCCAGTCTCCTTCTGAGACTCCATCTTCTCCACAAGACAAAGCCAAGACGTCCCCACAGGAGCTTCTTAACCAGCAAGCCTTCATTATTGAGTTCTTCGACGACAACCCGCGTAAGAAGCGCTCACAGTCCTTCACACATAACTCCGCCCATGGCGACTCCTACTCTGCCCTCAAGGCCAAGCTGGAGAGACGGAAAGCTGGAGGCCAGGGTGGGGAAAGAGCGTCTGCTTCTTCGGGGCAGATCCCAGCCACGCAGCAGGTGACGATCCCGCTGAAGGGGCCTGGTCCAGGGCCTCCGCAGAGGGCTGGCTCGTTAAAGCGGGAGAAGGGTGAGGAGAGGCTCAGTAGCGCTCCTTCTGGGTCAGGCTTTTCCTCACTCTCCACCTCTGCCATTTCCACCCGACCTTTAGCAAGTGTTGCCAAGACATCCAAGCTGGACCAAGACTTTACAGGTGACATTGTGAAGGAATCTAACAAAAGTATCTCACCCACCAAGGAGAACACACCTCCTCTACGTATGTCTGCTCCACCAGTCATGGAGACGTCCACCCATCTACAAGCTTCCCCATCTCCCCATGTTAGCCCAACCCTTCCACCCTCCGTAAATCGCCCTCCTACCCCTGATCACGCCCAACCACTCAGTCATACACCCACAAAGTATGTGTCTCCAGTGTTGGCCCCGGTGCCCCCGCCTCCGTTGCCAGTGAGTGCCCACAGCATGGACCCCAAGGCCTCAAAGGCAGTGAGAACAGAGGAGGAAGACAGCTTGAGTGATGCAGGCACTTACACCATCGAGACGGAGGCCCCGGATAAGGAGGTAGAGGAGGCGCGCAGTATGATCGACAAG GTGTTTGGGGTCCCCGACTGCGCCGAGTACACTGGAGTGACTGCTCGAGTGCTGAGACCTGTCATCGACAAGGAGCAAGACCAACAGGCTGTCCAGCCTCAAAGCCTGGGTGGTGCTTGTGACTTCAAGGAAGCCCTGGTCCAAGATTTAGACTCCGCAACCCTTCGTGACAATCTTACCAGCCAGTCACAG GTGCATGCAGCCTCTTCTGCAGGCACAGGTGCCTCCAAGTGGGTTTCCCGCTGGGCCAGCCTGGCAGATGGCTATAGTGAGTCAGGGCCTTCAGCAGCCCTTTCTCAGGAGGATCTTTCCAACGCAG ATGGCCATGCCAAACCAATGATAAGCCAATGCATAGATAACACAGATGTGGAGAACAACCAAGGATCCAGAACAAGACGGCTCCTCCCCCAAGTACCACAGGTGGAAAAGTTGGAGAGTGCAGCTCCTACTATTCTCATTCAGCATGACCCTGTCACAGAATGTAACACATCAGAAAATGGCTCCACTAAGCCCCATCAACAAGAATCAAGGAAGTTGCACCTCCAGGATGACTTGGACCCGGACAGCCTTAGTGATGCCAGCAAGTCAGATGAGTGCTCTGTTGTTGATCGAAACAAGGACAGTCGAGCTAGAAGGAATCAGGAGAAAAGTGAGAATGAAGCCAAAGAGCCAGAAAAGACTGCATCTTCAGTCAAATCTACATCGTTCTACATTGGGTCAGAGGAGACCAACTCCAAAACAGACTTGGCACCTGCTCTGTTTCAAACTAGGAGAGAACAGGATGGACCTCCCAGAATTTCCCCAGCAGCTGTTCTTGCAAGGCATTCAAGTAGTCGTGAGCCCCGTAGAGCTGTCAGGCCAAATGCTTCTGCTCCCAGTCTCCATTCACAGGGCACTGATGGCCAGCTCAAAAAGGAGCCCAACGTCTCCTTTGTCAGACAGGAGAGCTTCACTAAAGATCGACCAAGCGATGACATCCCCATCAGCAGGCTTCCACACATCTCCAGCCAGCCTGCTCTGAGCATCATTGAACATGGTGAGATATACCAGAGCCCTTCTCTTAATGAGGTGGAGCAGAAGCATGTGGGATCTTCCAGCCACGCGGGGGACTCACTGTCTGGGGATTCTGATTTGGACACAGGCAGCACTGTCAGTCTGATCAGTAACAAAAATACTCCCTCTGCACCAGCCAAGAAGTTGACCAGTAGTATCCTGCAGAAGGAGAAATCATCATCCAGTCTGTCTGCCCAAAGTCTAGTGGCCCGCCAGCCAACCGCCCGTGAACGTTTATCTGAGAAGCGCCGTGCCCATGTCACCGACCACACCAGCAAGGGCGAGCCGAATAAACGCCTTCAGATCCGCAGAAGCACTGGGAACCGTGGCTCGCTGGACTTCACGGATGAGCAGCAGAGCTCAAGCCTGCAGTACTGGCCCGAAACTGCCTCCTCTGACTATGAGTCTGGTTCCCGGCTTGGTACCCGCAAACGTCTTCCAGCTGTGCTCCAGAAAGATTCCTTGAAAGGAGTGGTGTACCAAGCACTGACTCGCTCCAACAGTCTCTCCTCCCCACGACCCACCCGTGCATCCATGCTGCGTCGGGCCCGGCTGGGCGAGGCTTCTGATACTGAGGGCACGGAGGCAGACCGAGCCTCTCAAGGTTCCGATATCAACCCACCAACCAAAGCCCCGGCTGACAGTAAGAAATTGTCTCGCCTGGATGTCTTAGCTTTGCCCAGGAAGAGGACGGGTTCGTTCACCACGCCTAGTGATGCTGAGTCCACCAGCCGGACTGATGCCTTTAATCGTAGCTCAGAGCTCAGTACCTCCACTCGTAAGGCAGGAACAACTGAGCCAAAGCCTGGGGCCGGAAAGGGATCCAGGACTGCTACCTCAAAGCAGCCCCTCACCCGCGCTCGATCCAGCAGTGCCAAGTATTCTACCACTACCG GTTTTCGGCGACGGCAAAAAGGCTCCGATTATTCCTCTACATCGGAGGAGGAATATGATGCCCCTGCAGGCACTGCTAAACACAAGCGCTCCCATACTTCAGCAGCTACACAGACTCAGAGTATCACCAAGGCTGCCCCAGTCCAATCCAAAGCCAAAAATGAAGGTTCAGCAGTGGACAATGAGACCAGCTCCTTCCAGCATTGGTCCACACACAGTGCTGAAATTGCCAG GCTGAGTCAGGACCTAGCCAAAGACTTGGCTATGTTGGCTCAAGAGATCCATGACGTGGCAGGTGAAGCTGACTCGGGAATGGGCACTACGACCTCACCTGGCTCTGTGCCCAACACTCCAGCCTCCACCATTTCTGCCCGGGAAGAG AGAATATTTCCATCCTTGCAGGCCACCCGCTTTTCCCAG TTAATTCAGCACATTCCAGAAGCCAGCTTGAACTACCAAAAAGTTCCACCAGGTGCAGTTGGGGTCCGGGACCCAGACCCAAATATGAATGAAGAAGATTCCAAACGGCCACTGTGGAATCGTGAAGAG GTCATTTTAGACAATCTGATGCTGAATCCCGTGTCTCAGCTGTCCCTGGCAATTAGGGAGAACACCGAACAGCTGGCAGAGAAAATGAA GGCATTGTTCCACAACAGGACAGAAGTGTGGGAAGAAATCGAGGCAAAGATCAGTGCTGAGAATGAAGTGCCTATACTAAAGACATCAAATAAG GAAATCAGTTCCATTTTGAAGGAATTAAGAAGAGTTCATAAACAACTAGAAG ttATAAACACTATTATTGAGCCTGGACGAAGTACTGACCCACTCAACAAGGTCCCACCAGCTGGGGCAAAGCCCACATTGGCTTCCCAGCCCCCGACACGAGGGGCCCGAAGCTCAGCTGCTAACGCCACAGGCAAGAAGCCCAGCGAGGTGCGCAGGAAGAGCCTGGCGGGCGCCGGCAGCCAGAGCTGA